One Luteolibacter sp. Y139 genomic region harbors:
- a CDS encoding hydrolase — protein sequence MSDNKTGLKALLRPEDSIVVLIDHQPFQFANLNSHEPTMIVNNVIGLAKGAKAFEVPTILTTVLEERGGYIIKGLQDVFPDQKPINRTWVNTWEDTNVTDVVKKSGRKQLILAALWTEVCLAMPAIHALGEGYDVFVVTDASGGASKESHDMAVRRLVQAGAVPITWLAVLSEWQRDWAREKTAGLLAGVLAEHGGGTGVAFAWELQLLASGQKASK from the coding sequence ATGAGTGACAACAAGACCGGCCTCAAAGCCCTCCTCCGTCCTGAAGACAGCATTGTCGTACTGATCGACCACCAACCTTTTCAATTCGCGAACCTCAACAGCCATGAGCCGACGATGATCGTGAACAACGTCATCGGTCTTGCCAAAGGCGCGAAGGCTTTCGAGGTGCCTACCATCCTGACCACCGTGCTCGAAGAGCGTGGCGGCTATATCATCAAGGGCCTCCAGGACGTCTTCCCCGATCAAAAGCCGATCAACCGTACTTGGGTCAACACTTGGGAAGATACAAACGTCACCGATGTGGTGAAGAAGAGCGGAAGAAAGCAGTTGATTCTAGCCGCGCTGTGGACAGAGGTCTGCCTCGCAATGCCCGCGATCCACGCTCTGGGCGAGGGCTACGACGTCTTTGTGGTCACCGACGCCTCAGGCGGCGCGAGCAAGGAGTCGCACGACATGGCCGTGCGCCGTCTGGTGCAAGCTGGCGCCGTGCCGATCACCTGGCTAGCAGTGCTGTCCGAATGGCAGCGTGACTGGGCGCGCGAGAAAACAGCGGGCCTGCTTGCCGGTGTCCTCGCGGAACATGGCGG
- a CDS encoding alginate export family protein → MPPASAGVVGDGWEFSIDGNARTVVESYHNLYFDITGEGDDSWVHQRVQALMELEYGNTFKIGSELTWGDMWGRQSKLGPPDQDGGDFLQLFAQGRFVTGEGDSLLIKAGRQTLRYGSARLLSTREGANQRLAHDAFLLSWERPEQFRIDAFVAAPVTTTPGLFDNRSHPDQTFFWSIYAVLPSPWQQESHYDLYYIGLSDKESVFVPGGRELRHTVGVRWWDDTCPWICNTETTLQFGHAGERDILAGALSLGVGRVLDAPMKPTLMLRADAISGGDDKGALNTLHPLFQANNYFNQGGFISPSNLYNLNPQIMLQPRADVGVTLGVNFQWRFSDDDAIYAPPLRPIGKPSPGVDKYLGTAFNAAVTWDACESTQLALSFTHHEAGPSLIAAGGKNVDYLQTALNLRF, encoded by the coding sequence ATGCCGCCGGCAAGCGCGGGCGTCGTGGGGGATGGGTGGGAGTTTTCCATCGACGGCAACGCGCGTACCGTGGTCGAGAGCTATCACAATCTCTACTTCGACATCACCGGCGAGGGGGATGACAGCTGGGTGCATCAACGGGTGCAGGCACTGATGGAGCTGGAATACGGAAACACTTTCAAGATTGGCAGCGAATTGACCTGGGGGGACATGTGGGGAAGGCAATCGAAGCTCGGACCACCGGATCAGGACGGAGGAGATTTCCTGCAGCTTTTCGCACAGGGAAGATTTGTCACGGGAGAGGGAGATTCCCTGCTGATCAAAGCCGGAAGGCAGACGCTGCGATACGGATCGGCGAGGCTGCTTTCGACGCGAGAAGGCGCCAACCAGAGGCTGGCCCATGACGCTTTCTTGCTCTCGTGGGAGCGCCCGGAGCAGTTCAGGATTGATGCTTTCGTCGCGGCTCCGGTAACGACAACACCGGGATTGTTCGACAACAGGTCGCACCCGGACCAGACGTTCTTCTGGAGCATTTACGCGGTCCTGCCCTCGCCATGGCAGCAAGAAAGCCACTATGACCTGTATTACATCGGCCTGAGCGACAAGGAATCCGTATTCGTTCCGGGCGGGCGGGAGTTGCGGCACACTGTCGGGGTGCGATGGTGGGACGACACCTGCCCGTGGATCTGCAACACGGAGACAACCCTGCAGTTCGGACACGCCGGGGAGCGCGACATCCTGGCGGGGGCGTTGAGCCTGGGAGTCGGGCGGGTGCTGGACGCGCCCATGAAACCGACGCTGATGCTGCGGGCGGACGCCATTTCCGGAGGCGATGACAAGGGCGCCTTGAACACGCTCCATCCGTTGTTTCAGGCAAACAACTACTTCAACCAGGGCGGCTTCATTTCACCTTCCAATCTCTACAATCTCAACCCGCAGATCATGCTGCAACCCCGTGCCGATGTGGGCGTCACCCTGGGTGTGAACTTCCAGTGGAGGTTCAGCGATGACGATGCCATCTACGCGCCCCCTCTCCGGCCGATCGGCAAGCCGTCCCCCGGCGTGGACAAATACCTGGGAACTGCATTCAATGCGGCGGTCACTTGGGATGCATGCGAATCTACCCAACTGGCGCTCAGTTTCACCCATCACGAGGCGGGGCCGTCGCTGATTGCCGCGGGCGGCAAGAACGTTGATTATTTGCAGACCGCTCTGAACTTGAGGTTCTGA